In one window of Candidatus Kaelpia aquatica DNA:
- a CDS encoding aspartate 1-decarboxylase translates to MKLREFLKSKINRAVITEKRLKYLGSIGIDSDILKKAGILGNEKVDVLNYNNGMRLQTYVIEEEAGSGKIVLYGPAARCGEIGDEICILSYCLLSDDEIDGNKPAVVDLGKSS, encoded by the coding sequence ATGAAATTAAGAGAGTTTTTAAAATCCAAGATTAATCGAGCCGTTATAACTGAGAAGAGATTAAAATATTTAGGCAGCATAGGGATAGATTCAGACATTTTAAAGAAGGCCGGAATTTTGGGAAACGAAAAAGTAGATGTTTTAAACTACAATAATGGTATGCGTCTCCAGACCTATGTGATTGAAGAAGAGGCTGGGTCGGGCAAGATCGTTCTCTACGGGCCAGCTGCAAGATGCGGTGAGATTGGGGATGAGATCTGCATACTCTCTTACTGTTTGCTCTCCGATGATGAGATAGATGGGAACAAACCTGCCGTAGTAGATCTAGGGAAGAGTAGCTAA
- a CDS encoding prepilin-type N-terminal cleavage/methylation domain-containing protein, translating to MIRFNKKGFTLIELVMVIVIIVILAAIAVPKFIGINNNAKNTADEYTIRKLNAAASLLYLKSQADGTPAWPTGSEVDAQVPNMEITTSFAADKWRYNDTGNTVIFYCLHGSAGSAVGRRWWTYYRTDADGYKAGHFVEGGASTDH from the coding sequence ATGATTAGATTTAACAAAAAAGGCTTCACCTTAATAGAGCTTGTAATGGTGATTGTCATTATAGTTATTCTTGCAGCTATAGCTGTGCCGAAGTTTATAGGTATCAACAACAATGCTAAGAATACTGCAGATGAATATACTATAAGAAAACTTAATGCCGCCGCTTCGCTTCTCTATCTTAAAAGTCAGGCTGACGGTACACCTGCTTGGCCTACCGGGAGTGAGGTAGATGCTCAGGTACCGAACATGGAGATAACGACTAGTTTTGCGGCTGATAAATGGCGTTACAATGATACAGGAAATACGGTGATATTCTATTGCCTGCATGGTTCTGCAGGAAGCGCAGTTGGTAGGCGTTGGTGGACCTACTATCGAACAGATGCTGACGGCTATAAAGCTGGCCATTTTGTTGAAGGCGGTGCTTCAACAGACCATTAG